The following proteins come from a genomic window of Leptospira bandrabouensis:
- a CDS encoding MotA/TolQ/ExbB proton channel family protein has product MNFSCNLTKKKIALSFVTLLITIFTLAEKIEAQAAPAAPTTESTQTTEAPAETPAPVAEAPAEAPQQESEIGLVKLFVTGGWSMWPLLLSSIVGFGVILERMYFFFTAKLIRKGYNQDLQDAIDASGMNGIEEFLKANEGQKITDVLKNGMEVSQNDPEIFAAGIEREAGEVMTLLEKGLTVLSAVSTIAPLVGFLGTVSGMINAFDAIANADQVNAKVVAGGIKEALITTAAGLIVAIPAMTFYQYLQGRVAFFTSEVEEAANKIYKEYLKLKAGKRA; this is encoded by the coding sequence ATGAACTTTTCATGTAACCTGACAAAGAAAAAAATCGCTTTGTCTTTTGTGACCTTACTTATCACAATCTTTACTCTTGCAGAAAAAATCGAAGCACAGGCAGCACCTGCGGCACCAACGACTGAATCCACACAAACCACAGAAGCACCAGCAGAAACTCCGGCTCCTGTAGCAGAAGCTCCTGCGGAAGCACCACAACAAGAATCTGAAATCGGACTCGTTAAATTGTTTGTGACAGGTGGATGGTCAATGTGGCCACTACTCCTTTCTTCTATCGTAGGATTTGGTGTGATCTTAGAAAGAATGTACTTTTTCTTCACAGCAAAACTAATCAGAAAAGGATACAACCAAGATTTACAAGATGCCATTGATGCTTCTGGAATGAATGGAATTGAAGAATTCTTAAAAGCAAACGAAGGCCAAAAAATCACTGACGTCTTAAAAAATGGTATGGAAGTTTCTCAAAACGATCCAGAGATTTTTGCAGCTGGTATCGAAAGAGAAGCTGGTGAAGTGATGACTCTTCTCGAAAAAGGTCTTACTGTTCTTTCTGCAGTCTCTACGATTGCTCCACTTGTTGGATTTCTTGGAACTGTATCAGGTATGATCAACGCATTCGATGCGATTGCAAACGCTGACCAAGTGAACGCGAAAGTGGTTGCTGGTGGTATCAAAGAAGCTCTTATTACTACTGCTGCTGGTCTTATCGTTGCGATTCCTGCAATGACATTCTACCAATACTTACAAGGCCGAGTTGCATTCTTTACTTCTGAAGTAGAAGAAGCTGCAAACAAAATCTATAAAGAATACTTAAAACTCAAAGCCGGAAAAAGAGCGTAA
- a CDS encoding ExbD/TolR family protein: protein MIKLKKKQELEEISAASMSDIAFLLLVFFMVTAVFFVKEGLNISLPRKQSEPQPFLRKNVYEILVTQDRYKMRNPAFGTKEYSSLKEFRDDLNQMEIPDLKNKLALIVTTGDTKYAKMLDALSAVQLRGFEKISVRKKK, encoded by the coding sequence ATGATTAAGTTAAAGAAAAAACAAGAACTAGAGGAGATATCGGCAGCATCCATGTCGGATATTGCCTTTCTACTCTTGGTATTTTTTATGGTAACTGCTGTATTCTTTGTAAAGGAAGGACTTAACATTTCTCTTCCTCGCAAACAATCCGAACCTCAGCCTTTTTTACGTAAGAACGTATATGAAATTTTGGTAACACAAGACAGATACAAAATGCGTAACCCAGCATTCGGAACCAAAGAATATTCTAGTTTAAAAGAATTTCGTGATGACCTAAACCAAATGGAAATCCCGGATCTTAAAAACAAACTAGCACTCATTGTTACAACCGGTGATACCAAATATGCAAAGATGTTGGATGCCTTATCCGCAGTTCAACTTCGTGGATTTGAAAAAATCTCAGTGAGAAAGAAGAAATAA
- a CDS encoding ExbD/TolR family protein has protein sequence MLRRKRVAPSVPVSSMADIAFLLLVFFMVTSVLDSDPDLPINLPDVPGGEQLNKKIANLYLTADEKRTVYFNSVKMELNEAMSEIRAKISTTPDLKVLIHADQDLTYEELDNVFETLREIGALKVSLVTKTTQGGGLKGK, from the coding sequence ATGTTACGAAGAAAGAGAGTCGCACCTTCAGTTCCCGTAAGTTCGATGGCAGACATTGCCTTCCTACTTCTCGTGTTCTTTATGGTAACCTCCGTATTAGATTCGGATCCAGACCTTCCCATCAATCTACCAGATGTTCCTGGTGGAGAACAGTTAAACAAAAAGATTGCCAATCTTTATCTAACTGCTGATGAAAAGAGAACTGTCTATTTCAACTCAGTGAAGATGGAACTTAACGAAGCAATGAGTGAAATCAGAGCTAAAATTTCCACTACACCTGACTTAAAAGTTTTGATCCACGCAGATCAAGATTTAACTTATGAAGAGTTGGACAATGTATTCGAAACTCTCCGAGAGATTGGAGCCTTAAAGGTTTCTCTCGTTACCAAGACCACTCAAGGTGGCGGGTTAAAAGGAAAGTAA
- a CDS encoding energy transducer TonB, with protein MNGTVVTQKRSKRERIHRFIDRYRIETGLAISAFVQAIIILFWFTPHLETDSLDDLVEEVAFIDNVQIQEPSTDSKPTDGDFDLTDKEKEEKKEDPRIAGASDPIVSGATSPVDLSPNVRPEYTSEAKALGVTGTMTLEVIIGNTGEVLRVRSVGKQLGGGLEEEAVKVYRRKRFSPSILEGKAITVKVLVPIRFTLN; from the coding sequence GTGAACGGAACAGTTGTTACACAGAAAAGATCCAAACGCGAAAGAATCCATAGGTTCATTGATAGATACCGAATCGAAACTGGTCTCGCCATTTCTGCCTTTGTCCAAGCCATCATCATTCTCTTTTGGTTCACTCCTCATTTGGAAACCGATAGTTTGGATGACCTTGTAGAAGAAGTTGCTTTCATCGACAATGTCCAAATCCAAGAACCATCTACCGATTCCAAACCAACAGATGGTGATTTTGATTTAACCGACAAAGAAAAAGAAGAGAAAAAGGAAGACCCACGCATTGCTGGAGCTTCTGATCCCATCGTTTCGGGAGCTACTTCTCCAGTGGATTTATCACCTAACGTTCGCCCTGAATATACATCTGAGGCAAAAGCACTTGGTGTGACAGGAACTATGACTTTGGAAGTGATCATCGGAAATACTGGCGAAGTGTTACGAGTTCGTTCCGTAGGAAAACAGTTAGGTGGCGGTCTTGAAGAAGAAGCCGTCAAAGTTTACCGAAGAAAAAGATTTTCTCCATCGATCCTTGAAGGAAAAGCCATCACCGTGAAGGTGCTTGTTCCGATTCGATTTACATTAAATTAA
- a CDS encoding type II toxin-antitoxin system death-on-curing family toxin translates to MKREPKWLNRKIAEAIHLDQIKQHGGSLGIRDIGLLESALDRPKNQWHYKPESTIFALTASLGIGVAKNHPFMDGNKRTSFLLMYVFLASNGFIIDTSEEDVVNVMLKVADGSIKEVELAKWLKHSSKSNQ, encoded by the coding sequence ATGAAACGGGAACCTAAGTGGTTAAATAGAAAAATTGCTGAGGCGATTCATTTAGATCAAATCAAACAACACGGAGGTTCTTTGGGAATTCGAGATATCGGTTTACTTGAATCAGCTCTGGACCGACCAAAGAATCAATGGCATTACAAACCTGAGTCTACTATTTTTGCACTTACGGCTTCCCTTGGAATCGGTGTCGCTAAAAATCATCCCTTTATGGATGGAAACAAGAGAACGTCGTTTCTTTTGATGTATGTATTTTTAGCTTCTAACGGATTCATTATAGATACATCAGAGGAAGATGTTGTGAATGTTATGTTAAAAGTAGCAGATGGCTCTATCAAAGAAGTTGAGTTGGCTAAGTGGTTGAAACATTCATCTAAATCAAATCAATAG
- a CDS encoding AbrB/MazE/SpoVT family DNA-binding domain-containing protein, giving the protein MESSAVKKTTIRAIGNSSGATIPKALLEKYNFHEGDTVFLVETENGILLSPYDPDFESAMEFYQDASKKYRNALKELAK; this is encoded by the coding sequence ATGGAAAGTTCTGCGGTCAAAAAAACTACGATTCGAGCGATTGGAAATTCATCAGGGGCAACGATCCCAAAAGCACTTCTTGAGAAATATAATTTTCATGAAGGAGACACTGTCTTTCTTGTCGAAACTGAAAACGGTATTCTTTTGTCTCCCTATGATCCAGACTTTGAATCAGCTATGGAATTTTATCAGGATGCTTCTAAGAAATATAGAAATGCGCTTAAAGAATTAGCGAAATGA
- a CDS encoding type II toxin-antitoxin system VapB family antitoxin: MRTTIDIPEELVREAMKLTHLKTKTDVIKEGLQTLIRKEKLKNLKNYKGAIDLTIDLNTIRKR, from the coding sequence ATGAGAACAACTATCGATATCCCAGAAGAATTAGTTCGTGAAGCAATGAAACTGACCCATTTAAAAACAAAAACGGATGTAATCAAAGAAGGCCTGCAAACATTAATTAGAAAAGAAAAACTAAAAAACTTGAAAAATTACAAAGGGGCCATTGATCTTACTATCGATCTCAATACTATACGGAAAAGATGA
- a CDS encoding PIN domain-containing protein has product MSQVVLDSSIWIEYFRNSNTTISFQVDSLIDSGNIYTNELILAELVPFLKLKKQNQLIQILESIECLKLNIDWKQLIDYQTLIIRNGINRVGIPDLIIAQNIIQYQATLFTLDKHFKLISKFIKLSLF; this is encoded by the coding sequence ATGAGCCAAGTTGTTTTAGACTCATCCATTTGGATTGAATATTTTAGAAATTCTAATACAACGATTTCGTTTCAAGTTGATTCACTCATCGATAGTGGAAATATTTATACTAATGAATTAATATTGGCGGAGTTAGTTCCTTTTCTTAAGCTAAAGAAACAAAACCAGTTAATCCAAATTTTAGAATCGATTGAATGTTTAAAATTGAATATTGACTGGAAACAACTGATCGATTACCAAACTTTAATCATTCGAAATGGTATCAATCGCGTGGGAATACCAGATTTAATCATAGCTCAAAATATAATTCAATACCAAGCCACTTTATTCACTCTAGACAAACACTTTAAACTTATTAGTAAATTCATTAAACTGAGTCTCTTTTAA
- a CDS encoding LBF_0142 family lipoprotein: MFRFHVLLISISLFFISCSLADLRPPTLQKEGFNPDLKKKGLSIITNPPVKELTPGDWKGYKHIQFFLKDVWHSKFVRFFTPIKESEQRLRVYLDFEKDAMEVEFLGGEKKGLILGLVKKDTYQIAADTGKVFTGDDEVRVYLESLRLYLTLPWRLTEYPIIQYAGSNQKLGQDYEVVYFTSVQVNATPDTDQYVGYFEKTSGALEWMEFTYRELFSFYKGVIKYGYYEVWNDKQYPRRISILDKFEDPDFVHEIRIEKMEIPKQPMEEEDKVLELPE; the protein is encoded by the coding sequence ATGTTTCGTTTCCATGTTTTACTCATTTCCATTTCTTTATTTTTTATTTCTTGTTCTTTGGCTGATCTACGCCCTCCCACCTTACAAAAAGAAGGTTTCAATCCTGACTTAAAAAAGAAGGGATTGTCGATCATTACAAATCCCCCTGTGAAAGAACTCACGCCCGGCGATTGGAAAGGGTACAAACATATCCAATTTTTTTTAAAAGACGTTTGGCATTCTAAGTTTGTTCGATTTTTTACTCCGATCAAAGAATCGGAACAAAGGCTTCGTGTGTATTTGGATTTTGAAAAAGATGCAATGGAAGTGGAATTCCTTGGTGGTGAAAAAAAAGGCCTGATCCTTGGCCTTGTCAAAAAAGACACTTACCAAATTGCTGCTGATACAGGAAAAGTTTTTACTGGTGACGATGAAGTTCGAGTTTATTTAGAATCCCTTCGTTTGTATCTAACATTGCCTTGGCGACTGACAGAATATCCTATCATTCAATATGCAGGTTCCAATCAAAAATTAGGCCAAGACTATGAAGTGGTTTATTTCACTTCTGTTCAGGTGAATGCCACTCCCGACACAGACCAATATGTTGGTTACTTTGAAAAAACAAGTGGTGCTTTGGAATGGATGGAGTTTACCTACAGAGAACTTTTTAGTTTTTACAAAGGTGTGATCAAATACGGATACTATGAAGTTTGGAACGACAAACAATATCCGAGACGTATTAGTATTTTAGATAAGTTTGAAGATCCTGATTTTGTTCATGAAATCCGAATCGAAAAAATGGAAATTCCCAAACAACCAATGGAAGAAGAAGATAAGGTATTGGAGTTACCGGAATAA
- a CDS encoding phasin-related domain-containing protein, translating into MEKQIMDILNAGIGLFQSGKEGLEKAKTQLETTYNELVSKGALDNTEDSVKIRQSVDKILTDIKEFSSVAGKNYDETRSKIVENYNKIAEEIKAKMPEGKIESVKAKINEVAESIKKTGAAKA; encoded by the coding sequence ATGGAAAAACAAATCATGGACATTCTTAACGCAGGAATCGGACTTTTCCAATCGGGAAAAGAAGGTCTTGAAAAAGCAAAAACTCAGTTGGAAACAACTTATAATGAATTAGTATCCAAAGGTGCTTTGGACAATACAGAAGATTCTGTAAAGATTCGCCAATCCGTTGACAAAATCCTAACAGACATTAAAGAATTCTCTAGTGTTGCTGGAAAAAACTACGACGAAACTCGTTCTAAAATCGTAGAAAACTACAACAAAATTGCTGAAGAAATCAAAGCAAAAATGCCTGAAGGAAAAATCGAATCCGTAAAAGCAAAAATCAACGAAGTTGCTGAATCGATCAAAAAAACAGGTGCTGCAAAAGCATAA
- a CDS encoding AraC family transcriptional regulator has protein sequence MKTLNPPSKIQKDIKNIPLLHLTDVNINIKNPFFYTGRLEDLPNEFQIFDSSHRHSYYALFFFTEGEGIHTIDFHSHSIAKNSLFFLRPGQVHSWTFSKPVKGYALKIYPDYLSEEGGQTTNFQNYPFFQLRNENSKLVVKDSEQLKNDFERLLIEKKSNSNSSMVYLLIQLVLQQSLNEFKSSFQDIVTIDSKLGDFFRLLENHFKEQKTTSYYAKQIGTSSGNLNQLCQKQYGKSAKAIIQERLILEIKRLLLHSDLNINQIALTLGFDDNSYFSKFFKNLTNNSPEKFRSLKRKLP, from the coding sequence ATGAAAACTCTAAATCCACCATCCAAGATACAAAAGGACATTAAAAACATCCCTCTACTTCATTTAACAGATGTTAACATAAATATAAAAAATCCTTTTTTCTACACCGGTCGTTTGGAAGATTTACCCAATGAATTCCAAATCTTTGATAGCTCGCACAGACATTCTTATTATGCTTTATTCTTTTTTACAGAAGGAGAAGGCATTCACACAATCGACTTCCATTCCCATTCTATTGCAAAGAATAGTCTTTTTTTCTTAAGACCAGGACAAGTCCATTCCTGGACTTTTTCCAAACCTGTGAAAGGTTATGCATTAAAAATTTATCCTGATTATTTATCTGAGGAGGGAGGACAAACTACTAATTTTCAAAACTATCCCTTTTTCCAATTGAGAAATGAAAATTCGAAACTTGTGGTCAAAGATTCAGAACAATTAAAAAACGATTTTGAAAGATTACTCATAGAAAAGAAATCCAATTCAAATTCTTCTATGGTCTATTTACTCATTCAATTGGTTTTACAACAATCTCTGAATGAATTCAAATCATCCTTTCAGGACATAGTGACCATTGATTCTAAGTTAGGAGATTTTTTTCGTTTATTAGAAAATCATTTTAAAGAGCAAAAAACTACATCGTACTATGCAAAACAGATTGGAACTTCCTCAGGAAATTTAAACCAATTATGCCAAAAACAATATGGAAAATCGGCAAAAGCAATTATCCAAGAAAGGTTAATTTTAGAAATCAAACGACTGTTACTACATTCCGATTTGAATATCAACCAAATTGCATTGACTTTGGGATTTGATGACAATTCTTATTTTAGTAAATTCTTTAAGAACCTCACAAACAACTCACCCGAAAAATTCAGAAGCCTGAAACGAAAACTACCATAA
- a CDS encoding DoxX family protein yields MLEKLFYTESSWFFTLLRLVLGFVILPHGLQKLCGWFGGYGFSATLDFFKSEGIPYAIGFLVIVAESFGALGLIFGFFTRLSAFGIGLTMIGAAIYVRKNGFFMNWFNQQAGEGFEYHILAIGISVILMFTGGGQLAIDSWVAQNINSN; encoded by the coding sequence ATGTTAGAAAAGTTATTTTACACAGAATCCAGTTGGTTTTTTACCTTACTCAGATTAGTTTTAGGTTTTGTGATTTTACCACACGGATTACAGAAGTTATGTGGATGGTTTGGAGGGTATGGATTTTCTGCCACTTTGGATTTTTTTAAATCGGAAGGGATCCCCTATGCCATTGGTTTTTTAGTCATTGTAGCAGAATCATTCGGCGCTCTTGGACTCATCTTCGGATTTTTCACAAGGCTTTCCGCATTTGGGATTGGACTTACTATGATCGGAGCAGCCATTTATGTAAGAAAAAACGGCTTTTTTATGAATTGGTTCAACCAACAAGCGGGCGAAGGATTTGAATATCACATCTTAGCCATTGGAATTTCTGTGATTTTGATGTTCACTGGCGGTGGTCAACTAGCAATTGATAGTTGGGTAGCCCAAAATATCAATTCTAATTGA
- a CDS encoding malic enzyme-like NAD(P)-binding protein — MKNSALEYHSRFPKGKTKVVPTKPTENSYDLSLAYSPGVAYPCLEIEKQPDLVYEYTNRGNLVGIITNGTAILGLGNIGASAGKPVMEGKAVLFKKFAGIDVFDIEINETDPEKFITIVKALEPTFGGINLEDIRAPECFHIEKTLDESMKIPVFHDDQHGTAIISTAALLNSLEITGKKAGNIKVVINGAGAAAISIAEMLTHIGVKHESIFMLDSRGVISHKRTNLHESKLPFVRNTEAETLADIFPGTDLFIGVSVANVVTEAMVKTMAEKPIMFALANPDPEIPYPDAKRARPDLIMATGRSDYHNQVNNVLGFPFIFRGALDVRAKVVNMEMKLAAAYALSELTKLPVPIEVSEAYNEKEIRFGADYIIPKPLDSRVLYHVAPAVAEAAVKTGVNQVEYPGREAYVKFLESIMAQQQEPISALEI, encoded by the coding sequence ATGAAAAATAGCGCACTTGAGTATCACTCTAGGTTTCCGAAAGGAAAAACCAAAGTAGTTCCGACAAAACCAACGGAGAACAGTTACGATCTGTCCTTGGCCTACTCACCGGGTGTCGCTTACCCTTGCCTCGAAATTGAAAAACAACCTGATCTCGTCTACGAATACACGAACCGAGGTAATTTAGTCGGAATCATCACCAATGGCACTGCCATTTTAGGTCTTGGAAATATTGGAGCTTCCGCCGGAAAACCAGTGATGGAAGGAAAGGCAGTTTTATTTAAAAAATTTGCCGGCATCGATGTCTTTGATATTGAAATTAATGAAACTGATCCTGAAAAATTCATTACCATTGTAAAGGCCCTCGAACCAACGTTTGGTGGTATCAACTTGGAAGACATTCGTGCCCCAGAATGTTTTCATATAGAAAAAACTTTAGATGAAAGTATGAAAATTCCTGTGTTTCATGATGACCAACATGGAACGGCTATCATTTCTACTGCTGCCTTATTAAACTCATTAGAGATTACTGGCAAAAAAGCTGGTAATATCAAAGTTGTGATCAATGGAGCAGGTGCTGCTGCCATCTCCATTGCTGAGATGTTAACACATATCGGAGTCAAACATGAATCAATATTTATGTTGGATTCAAGAGGTGTGATTAGTCACAAACGAACCAACTTACATGAATCCAAGTTACCTTTTGTTCGTAACACCGAAGCAGAAACGTTAGCAGATATCTTTCCTGGAACGGATCTATTTATTGGAGTTTCTGTTGCTAATGTCGTAACAGAAGCAATGGTAAAAACTATGGCTGAGAAACCCATTATGTTTGCACTTGCCAATCCTGATCCAGAGATTCCTTATCCAGATGCAAAACGTGCAAGACCAGACCTCATCATGGCAACAGGTCGCAGTGATTATCATAATCAAGTTAACAATGTACTTGGGTTTCCATTTATCTTTCGCGGAGCATTAGATGTTCGTGCAAAAGTTGTGAATATGGAAATGAAATTGGCTGCGGCTTATGCGTTAAGCGAACTCACTAAACTTCCGGTTCCGATCGAAGTCTCTGAAGCTTACAACGAAAAAGAAATCCGGTTTGGTGCTGACTATATCATTCCAAAACCTTTGGACTCAAGGGTTCTTTACCATGTGGCTCCGGCCGTAGCAGAGGCTGCTGTCAAAACCGGAGTCAACCAAGTAGAATATCCAGGTCGCGAGGCCTATGTTAAGTTTTTGGAATCGATCATGGCCCAACAACAAGAGCCAATCAGCGCTTTAGAAATCTAA
- a CDS encoding MIP/aquaporin family protein has translation MELVGEFFGTAVLILLGDGVVAGVLLEKSKAKDGGWITITTAWALAVCFGVLVAKALGSPGAHLNPAVTLSVCIQSGDFSNFLPYSLAQIAGAALGATLVYLHYLPHWKETKDAGVILAVFSTSPAIKHTISNGISEGLGTFLLILGIHAIFSPFNGGATGVVGTGFVALLVWAIGLSMGGTTGYAINPARDLGPRIAHWLLPIPNKGNSNWKYAWLPVVIPLVGGGLAAVVIRWGIL, from the coding sequence TTGGAACTCGTCGGAGAATTTTTTGGAACAGCTGTTCTTATTTTACTGGGTGATGGCGTTGTTGCCGGTGTTTTATTAGAAAAATCAAAAGCAAAAGACGGAGGATGGATCACCATCACCACTGCTTGGGCCCTGGCGGTTTGTTTCGGTGTTTTGGTGGCAAAGGCCTTGGGAAGTCCTGGTGCCCATCTGAATCCTGCAGTCACCCTTTCTGTTTGTATCCAGTCGGGTGATTTTTCCAATTTTCTCCCCTATAGCCTCGCACAAATCGCAGGGGCTGCCCTCGGTGCCACCCTTGTGTACTTGCACTACCTTCCCCATTGGAAAGAAACCAAAGATGCGGGAGTCATTCTAGCAGTATTCTCTACATCACCTGCCATCAAACATACCATTTCCAACGGGATTAGTGAAGGCCTTGGGACCTTTCTTCTCATCCTCGGAATCCATGCCATCTTCTCTCCGTTCAACGGTGGTGCCACAGGAGTTGTGGGAACGGGATTTGTAGCCCTTCTTGTTTGGGCCATAGGTCTTTCTATGGGTGGAACCACAGGTTATGCAATTAACCCAGCACGCGACTTAGGCCCAAGGATTGCCCATTGGCTTTTGCCCATTCCCAACAAAGGAAATTCGAATTGGAAATACGCATGGCTTCCCGTTGTGATTCCGTTAGTGGGTGGTGGACTTGCGGCGGTTGTAATTCGGTGGGGGATCTTGTAG
- a CDS encoding glycoside hydrolase family 25 protein, whose product MIKKIFILAFFVLFAFSALYKVFDLGLLWFVYPSEEKYPIRGIDVSNHQGKIEWNQVPKKQISFVYIKATEGGDFKDKSFSYNWNEAKKVGFKVGAYHFFTLCKPGAEQAENFIQSVPLEMDSLPPVVDLEFVGNCKDRPKIENVQNEISIFLNKVDTYYKTKAILYLTNEFIEKYLGDQLFNHPIWIRNIFLHPNTFSSLDWMIWQYKNTARIDGISGPVDLNVLNGSLESLIQLNNPN is encoded by the coding sequence ATGATAAAAAAAATATTCATTTTAGCTTTCTTCGTTTTGTTCGCCTTCTCGGCTCTATATAAGGTTTTTGATTTAGGACTACTATGGTTTGTTTATCCTTCGGAAGAAAAATATCCCATTAGGGGTATCGATGTATCCAATCACCAAGGCAAAATTGAATGGAACCAAGTGCCGAAAAAACAAATTTCCTTTGTTTATATCAAAGCAACAGAAGGAGGAGATTTTAAAGATAAGTCGTTTTCATATAATTGGAATGAAGCAAAGAAAGTGGGATTTAAAGTGGGAGCCTACCATTTTTTCACCTTATGCAAACCAGGTGCTGAACAAGCTGAAAATTTTATTCAATCAGTTCCTTTAGAGATGGATTCATTACCACCCGTTGTTGATTTAGAATTCGTTGGGAATTGTAAAGATAGGCCGAAAATTGAAAATGTTCAGAATGAAATTTCTATTTTCTTAAATAAAGTGGATACTTACTATAAAACCAAAGCCATTCTTTATTTAACGAATGAATTTATAGAAAAATATCTTGGGGATCAGTTATTTAACCACCCCATTTGGATTCGAAATATTTTTCTACATCCCAATACATTTTCGTCCCTTGATTGGATGATTTGGCAATATAAAAATACTGCGAGAATTGACGGAATCAGTGGCCCAGTTGATTTAAATGTTCTAAATGGTAGTCTTGAAAGTTTAATACAATTAAATAATCCAAACTAA
- a CDS encoding LA_2478/LA_2722/LA_4182 family protein codes for MNLVKLFLKLKRVIRHAYNTVGSLEDIRNTNHRRFSLPAIRNTDNTHFSLGNKRITMKSRAVHSFSKAKSQNGLILFLSILVFMTVVSCKKDKGIVNVEWQNESLGLTAEICAKYRECADKEWKSIPENLKKFTEGRLEETQCQKRFRESNAYKLIGADPLAIQTAYKDCHKQILQFSCKDLQEGKIDTVSSCLVFQKVQNGN; via the coding sequence ATGAACTTAGTAAAACTATTTTTAAAGTTGAAAAGAGTTATACGTCATGCGTATAACACGGTTGGTAGTTTGGAAGATATACGAAATACAAATCACAGAAGATTCAGTTTGCCGGCTATACGCAATACGGATAACACACACTTCAGTTTGGGAAATAAACGAATCACGATGAAAAGCCGAGCGGTTCATTCTTTTTCTAAAGCAAAATCACAAAATGGACTGATTCTTTTCTTATCTATTCTTGTTTTTATGACGGTAGTTTCTTGTAAAAAAGACAAAGGGATTGTGAATGTTGAATGGCAAAATGAATCTTTGGGTTTAACAGCGGAGATTTGTGCTAAGTATAGAGAGTGTGCTGATAAAGAATGGAAATCCATTCCAGAGAATCTGAAAAAATTTACCGAAGGAAGATTGGAAGAAACACAATGCCAAAAACGATTTCGGGAGAGTAACGCATATAAACTAATTGGAGCTGATCCATTGGCAATTCAAACGGCTTATAAGGATTGTCACAAACAAATTTTACAATTTAGCTGTAAGGATTTACAAGAAGGGAAAATAGATACCGTGTCATCTTGTTTAGTGTTTCAAAAGGTACAGAATGGGAACTAG
- a CDS encoding OmpA/MotB family protein, with protein sequence MRRRSRFTSKEEEHVEAHDRWLLTYADMITLLLGLFIILYAISKVDANRLTEVAKDIKRGFGLNVSSVGALLDGGSGILEDDTMEPKSQVFRLWERIGFALKTLREKAKLKLGLAETEELKLTFAGSDLASDDILKSDPDLKFAFEQLAILSKGMDIDIVVRVQIPYESQIDKSKFQNSWDYHSHRASLLAEKLVNEYGIPKEQVSVQGYAMFQKSKDSDTPEKKAKEERIEILIRKKETAETAK encoded by the coding sequence ATGAGAAGGCGTTCTAGGTTTACATCAAAGGAAGAAGAACATGTTGAAGCACATGATCGTTGGCTTTTAACTTATGCCGATATGATTACCTTGTTACTTGGACTTTTTATTATATTGTATGCGATTAGTAAGGTTGACGCTAACCGCCTAACAGAAGTAGCAAAAGATATAAAACGTGGATTTGGTTTGAATGTATCTTCTGTGGGAGCCCTATTGGATGGTGGGTCCGGAATTTTAGAAGATGATACAATGGAACCAAAGTCACAAGTGTTTCGTCTTTGGGAACGAATTGGATTTGCATTAAAGACTCTCCGCGAAAAGGCTAAGTTAAAATTAGGACTTGCAGAAACGGAAGAACTCAAGTTAACCTTCGCTGGATCTGATTTGGCATCGGATGATATTTTAAAATCAGACCCTGATCTTAAATTTGCTTTTGAACAATTGGCAATTTTATCGAAAGGGATGGACATAGATATTGTTGTTCGAGTGCAAATTCCTTATGAATCACAAATTGACAAATCCAAATTTCAAAATTCATGGGACTATCATTCTCATAGGGCCTCTTTACTCGCTGAAAAATTAGTAAATGAATATGGAATTCCCAAAGAACAAGTTTCTGTTCAAGGGTATGCCATGTTTCAAAAATCTAAGGACTCTGACACTCCAGAAAAAAAAGCCAAAGAAGAGAGAATTGAAATTTTGATACGTAAAAAAGAAACAGCAGAAACGGCTAAATAG